In Toxoplasma gondii ME49 chromosome V, whole genome shotgun sequence, the DNA window ctgtTCGTCTGACACCACTGCCGCCATCCCATCGTCTATCAGCAGCGTCCTGTTGCCTGGTTTGGTCACTGCTGCCGATGGTCTTCGTTTGTACACGGCTCCAGCAGcaacttctctctcgtctttcgctctcccttcctACCGGTCGGTTAACTCTTATCAACATTCGTCGTCGAGCACCTTGAGTTCACCAGCTTTCTCCGCCGCTTTTAACAGGAGAAAATATGGGGGATGCTTGGGGGCCGCGTTGTTCGATGCCACTGGTCCTAACGTTCTTGATATGTTCACACCCTCTGTTACTTCTCTATCCCCTTGTTCGCATCCGGAGGTCGGTCAAAGCTCTGCTGAACACGAAGCTGAAGTATCGACCGCCCGTTCTCCTTTACTGACAAGATCGATTTTTCAAAAAGGTGTCGCGCGCTTTGAAGTGCAGGAGCAAAGTCGCACATTCAGTCCTGTCCAGAAGGCATCCGTAGAGGCACGCGAGGCGTCTCATGTTCCAATTCTCCCGCTTCTGAAATCTCTCTGTGGAAAtctccctctccccttctcgtCCGATGACGTCCAGAAGGACGGAATGACGGGTGGAGGTTCGGACGCACGTGAGGATGGGGAGAGTCCTGAGGGGAAAGAACAAGGTAGCGACGGCGACTCGCCTTCAGGAACCCCACTAACGGAGGAGACTCTCGGTATTCCGTGCACTCACCTCGTCCATCCGCTGTATATTCACGATGCTGTTGGAAAAAGAGTGGGTATTCGGGCTTCTGTCGACGCAGCGGtcggactggctgcttcaGACTTTCTTGGGCGTATCGCGAAGATGACGGAAGCGTTGCAGAATTTGAGTGAAACGCTCCTTCGCAAAGGTTTGGGACAAGACAGCGGCGGAAGCGAGCGGGAGAAGCACGGCAACAAATCGGAAAAGGAAGGGAGCGTGTTCCTGTCGTTGGCGAGCCTGAAGCTCCCTCTGGAGGGTTCGACTGCCTCAGATATCATCGACGCAGCGCGACAGAGATTTCGAGCTGTAGCCACCTCCTCGATTGCCAAGTCTGCAAGGAGTGCTGAGTCTTCGCAGCCCCCGCAGGAAACTGAAGTGGCAGCTGCTATGGCGGAGGGAGAACAGCGGCTGGAGTCGATCCTCGATTCCTCTCTCCGGGCAGTGTTTCAACAGCAAATgagccttctgcttctgcacaTACTGCAAAGGGTCAATTCGTCCACGTCTGCTTCGGTAGGTTTCGCCGGAGAGAAATCCACACTGCGACCCCAGGCTTCCCCGAGCTCATTTGATAAGCAGAACGCGCTTTCGCCTTCAGCCCAATGGATGCAGGAATTTGAGGCCCTGCTCAGACGTGCGGTTCCTAATGTGGATCAGAGACGGCGGTGGGGGGCGAACACTCTGCGggcgcagctgcagaaacacCTTGCGGATTGGGAAAGAGAGCGTGATGCCGAGAACAGCAAAGAAATTCGTCGAACGCGAAGTCAGCAGGCTCTCCTCCAAGTTCTTCAAAGACAGCAAGAACAGGTGGAACAGCTTCAACAACACATCCAGCAATCTCAGCAGCCTACGCCATTCTCTTTCGGCGCAGCCTACCGGGTACCTGACACCAATCTTCAGCTAGCTGCGGCTGCTAGACAAGGGAAACTACACGTCAATGTCAGTTGTCTCCCTGATGAAGCAGCAGCCGCTGGAGCAGCTGGAGGCATTCTGGGAAACCAGGGCTTTGTCAAGGGTGTTGAGGCAGCCGGTAATTTGGGGCTCAGCGTAAACTTTGGTATGTAGTGCCAGAAGGGAATGCGAAACACAAATAAAAAGGCGACCGTGGGTCCACACGTAATATGCGACGAAACATGTCGTGGGAGCAACCTGAAACGAGACACGGTATCGGACAGTTGATTGTGGAAGCAGAACGTTACACGAGAGCCAGGCCGTTGAAATGTTCCAAGCACAACGAAGCAAACTGAAGGCGGACAACAGAATGTAAAAAGGTCAGATTGGATGCAGCAAAATGAAGCCTGATATGTTTTATGCAAGGATAACTTGGATGGTTTTGAAGCGTGATGTCGATTGAAGGGCGCCATTCTTTCGCCAGAGATAGATTATCTAAAGTCATGCTTTCTCGATGTCCGAAGACATTTGGCCTTCGGCGTGAGCTGGCTTCTGAGTTGGTCTGCTTTTGACACCATTTCGGCTGTTTGTGGAGGAACCGTGGTATGGGTGTATACAGTATCGCTTGAAACTTTTGGATGAGGGCGGGGACGCTACGGCGATGTCTGTTGTAGCCAGTTGGTGGTATCCGCTTCCATATCCGAAAGAACAGGAGATGGTTGTTGGAGTGTTTCTGCTCCATCACTGGAGAGTGCTCTATATCTTTAGAGGACGTGTTTCTGAGGAATGAGCCTTTGGATGTCTTGCCCCCTCTTCCACACACATATTTCTGTCGAGAGCTGCGGGAGGGAGGCGTCATACAAAAGAAGCGTTTTGATGTATAACGTAAGCCTGCGAATTATTTGTTAGCCAGGCCACCAGAAGCTTCATCCCCCTTTCACGGAAAAGAGGAGTCACACTCTGTGTTCATGCTAAGCAGAGCGcgacagcagaagacgcacaaTGAACAGTAATCGACTACCTGTTTGACCGCCGTCCTAAAACGATGAAGACGACTGTTATGTGACCGAAGGCTGCAAAGCGAACATATCAGGCAGAGGTTGTGGATATTCTGACCTTAATTTCTAGTAGGTAACTTATACCCAGCCTTCTCTGAGTGAACGGCGATTCAGGGCATTCGTGCAGAATATGACACCATGCCGCCGCAGTTACGCATCCCGGCGGCACGCAGAAAAATAGGCATCTGCAACAGATTGAATGTCGCCTGCGTCTACAATTAGTGGCAGAAGCAGTTGCAACCGAATTGCCAATTTGGTTTTGCTGTTATACCGAACTCTCGATCCTATGAACCCCAGAAGCGAAATGCTATCAGAAGCGCGCTCATTGCTGGGCCACCCGCAGAATGTGTCGCATAAGGAAAATTCCGCATGCACTTTAAAAAGGAGGAAACTTGCAATCGGACAAGTGCGCGTTGCACATCAGAGTAAACCGAAAGCAAGAGTCTAAAACCATAGCCATATGAATTTGAAAATAAACCCGCGGAGGAAAATGCCTCTCCCGCTAATGGAGTTCTACTACTCTTACGTATTCGCTCAA includes these proteins:
- a CDS encoding hypothetical protein (encoded by transcript TGME49_287270~Predicted trans-membrane domain (TMHMM2.0):86-109), producing MASLCLHRKTSQCIRERSLRQTTLCCGRRMSGFRCSPAEPPCCGASGHAPEAAAASKMDVSRKQFHAADIPMSSPFLRHSSRWPSAFSVPPLILVLLLTALLSLVAPFFSCSSDTTAAIPSSISSVLLPGLVTAADGLRLYTAPAATSLSSFALPSYRSVNSYQHSSSSTLSSPAFSAAFNRRKYGGCLGAALFDATGPNVLDMFTPSVTSLSPCSHPEVGQSSAEHEAEVSTARSPLLTRSIFQKGVARFEVQEQSRTFSPVQKASVEAREASHVPILPLLKSLCGNLPLPFSSDDVQKDGMTGGGSDAREDGESPEGKEQGSDGDSPSGTPLTEETLGIPCTHLVHPLYIHDAVGKRVGIRASVDAAVGLAASDFLGRIAKMTEALQNLSETLLRKGLGQDSGGSEREKHGNKSEKEGSVFLSLASLKLPLEGSTASDIIDAARQRFRAVATSSIAKSARSAESSQPPQETEVAAAMAEGEQRLESILDSSLRAVFQQQMSLLLLHILQRVNSSTSASVGFAGEKSTLRPQASPSSFDKQNALSPSAQWMQEFEALLRRAVPNVDQRRRWGANTLRAQLQKHLADWERERDAENSKEIRRTRSQQALLQVLQRQQEQVEQLQQHIQQSQQPTPFSFGAAYRVPDTNLQLAAAARQGKLHVNVSCLPDEAAAAGAAGGILGNQGFVKGVEAAGNLGLSVNFGM